One Siniperca chuatsi isolate FFG_IHB_CAS linkage group LG5, ASM2008510v1, whole genome shotgun sequence DNA window includes the following coding sequences:
- the bmp10 gene encoding bone morphogenetic protein 10, translating into MASIWVSQLGTICSSKTLLLVFSILLSQGPLCGQSSPISNTHQRHRSAPVLGGVVDPSLLEQDNNMNMQSLLESLKEQFLRTFNLSGLSPPPLPPGSTREEPPEYMMELYNRFANDRTAMPTANIIRSFKNEDSSPSVVGVGGVRRHPLLFNVSVPHHERITAAELRLYTLVQTDRHLYAGVDRKVTIYVVESHDGDDNMTDENTVRGDGFRGGGERLELVELVSRQVYSTDNGWEAFDLTAAVELWRKSDLGTTHRLEVHIASMANEDNVQGVTEDNKDRNPPEGYMKIDTSSEEKHKPLLIVFSDDQSSDHRDDKRELNEMIDHETSNMVLQNDLGTGLNGLWGELGRDRDEGDEEAEPDEEDLIQMRSNLIYDTASRIRRNAKGNHCKKQSLYVEFKDIGWDSWILAPTGYDAFECTGLCSFPLTKHVTPTKHAIVQTLVNINSPQKAARACCVPTKLDPISLLYLDDTGVVTYKYKFEGMVVAECGCR; encoded by the exons ATGGCGAGCATTTGGGTCTCTCAACTgggaaccatctgcagctccaAGACTTTGCTCTTGGTGTTTTCCATCCTGCTGAGCCAGGGGCCTCTCTGTGGACAGAGCAGCCCGATCTCCAACACCCATCAGAGGCATCGCTCTGCTCCGGTGCTTGGAGGGGTGGTGGATCCGTCACTGCTGGAGCAGGACAACAACATGAACATGCAGAGCCTGCTGGAGAGTCTGAAGGAACAGTTTCTGCGGACTTTCAACTTGTCTGGCTTGAGTCCTCCTCCCCTGCCTCCTGGAAGCACACGAGAAGAGCCACCTGAGTACATGATGGAGCTCTACAACCGCTTCGCTAATGACCGCACCGCCATGCCCACCGCCAACATCATCCGCAGCTTCAAAAATGAAG ATTCATCTCCCAGTGTTGTGGGAGTTGGAGGAGTGAGGCGTCACCCACTCCTCTTCAATGTGTCTGTCCCCCATCATGAACGCATCACAGCAGCTGAGCTTCGCCTCTATACCCTTGTCCAGACTGACCGCCACCTCTATGCCGGTGTTGACCGCAAGGTCACTATCTACGTAGTGGAATCGCATGACGGAGATGACAACATGACTGATGAGAACACTGTGAGAGGCGATGgattcagaggaggaggagagcggCTAGAGCTGGTGGAGTTGGTTTCACGACAAGTCTATAGCACTGATAATGGCTGGGAGGCCTTTGacctcactgctgctgttgaactTTGGCGTAAATCTGACCTTGGCACCACGCACCGGTTGGAAGTGCACATTGCCAGCATGGCTAATGAAGATAATGTTCAAGGTGTGACAGAGGACAACAAAGACAGGAATCCACCTGAAGGGTACATGAAGATTGACACCAGctctgaggaaaaacacaaacctctgctgattgttttctctgATGACCAAAGTAGTGATCACCGTGATGACAAGCGCGAGCTGAACGAGATGATTGACCATGAAACCTCTAACATGGTTCTCCAGAACGACTTGGGGACAGGCCTGAATGGGCTGTGGGGGGAGCTGGGGAGGGACAGGGATGAGGGAGATGAAGAAGCTGAACCAGATGAAGAGGACCTCATCCAAATGCGCTCCAATCTGATCTACGACACAGCATCCCGCATTCGTCGCAATGCCAAGGGAAACCACTGCAAGAAACAATCTCTGTACGTAGAGTTCAAAGATATTGGATGGGACAGTTGGATCCTGGCACCCACTGGTTACGATGCCTTTGAGTGCACCGGCCTATGTTCCTTCCCACTGACAAAGCACGTCACACCCACCAAGCATGCCATTGTCCAGACATTGGTCAACATTAACAGTCCTCAGAAGGCGGCACGAGCTTGTTGCGTGCCCACCAAGCTGGACCCCATCTCCTTGCTGTACCTGGATGACACAGGTGTGGTCACCTACAAGTACAAGTTTGAAGGCATGGTGGTGGCTGAGTGTGGCTGCAGATAG
- the erlin2 gene encoding erlin-2, whose protein sequence is MAQWGAIFSIIAALGGAALLASVHKIDEGHTGVYYRGGALLTTTSGPGFHLMLPFITTCKSVQTTLQTDEVKNVPCGTSGGVMIYFDRIEVVNFLIPSAVYDIVRNFTADYDKALIFNKVHHELNQFCSVHSLQEVYIGLFDQIDENLKLTLQEDLTSMAPGLIIQAVRVTKPNIPESIRRNYELMESEKTKLLISQQTQKVVEKEAETERIKAVIEAEKVAQVAEIKFEQKVMEKETEKKISQIEDGAFLARQKAKADAEFYTSQRAAEANKLKLTPEYLQLMKYKAIAANSKIYFGNDIPQMFVDSGSAGSSIKASAAMDIIGEQILDLD, encoded by the exons ATGGCACAGTGGGGTGCCATATTCTCAATAATTGCTGCTCTTGGAGGAGCTGCGCTCTTAGCCTCCGTCCACAAGATTGATGAGGGACACACTGGAGTTTACTACAG GGGAGGGGCTCTCCTGACCACCACCAGCGGCCCTGGTTTCCATCTTATGCTTCCATTCATCACCACCTGCAAGTCTGTTCAG ACGACACTGCAGACAGATGAGGTGAAGAATGTACCATGCGGCACAAG tggAGGAGTGATGATTTACTTTGACCGCATAGAAGTAGTGAACTTCCTCATTCCATCCGCAG TGTATGACATAGTGAGGAACTTCACCGCAGACTATGACAAAGCTTTGATATTCAACAAGGTTCACCATGAGCTCAACCAGTTCTGCAGTGTTCACTCACTGCAGGAGGTCTACATTGGCTTGTTTG ACCAAATCGATGAAAACCTGAAGTTGACCCTACAAGAGGATCTAACATCCATGGCTCCCGGACTTATCATACAG GCGGTCCGTGTCACTAAACCCAATATCCCAGAGAGCATTCGCAGGAACTATGAGCTCAT ggAGAGCGAGAAGACGAAGCTGCTGATCTCTCAACAGACACAGAAGGTTGTGGAGAaggaggcagagacagaaaggatCAAAGCTGTGATAG agGCTGAAAAAGTGGCACAAGTGGCAGAGATCAAGTTTGAACAGAAAGTCATGgagaaggaaacagaaaaaaagatctCTCAAATCGAAG ACGGCGCTTTCCTGGCCCGGCAGAAAGCCAAGGCAGACGCAGAGTTCTATACATCACAGAGAGCTGCTGAGGCCAATAAG CTGAAGTTAACACCAGAGTACCTGCAGCTAATGAAGTACAAGGCCATCGCAGCCAACAGCAAAATCTACTTTGGGAACGACATACCCCAGATGTTTGTGGACTCTGGCTCTGCAGGGAGCTCTATCAAGGCCTCTGCAGCCATGGACATTATTGGGGAGCAGATCTTAGACCTGGATTAG
- the ch25hl3 gene encoding cholesterol 25-hydroxylase-like protein, whose amino-acid sequence MRILVLKGKNCSIFFLEFFIYLFYFLVRISDVGGEEVKTVMNVPATERGEACAPILQGLWEYVRAGQEEILLSPYLPASYAFLTHVLLCTPFLALDALGSVSQRVRSWRIAADSGPPPSLLRWVDCFWRVLYRYLSTVLPVTALFQTLRSPTLPELAPSCWQLFVEVFACFLLFDMLFFIWHLSMHRVPWLYFNIHQLHHQNRIPFALAAQDASSAELLSLLLLALSSAWLVGCHPLSEAFFHLVNSWLAVEDHCGYDLPWALHRLLPCLGGAPYHQAHHSIYIGNYAPYFTHWDHLFGTYRASVLHSRPE is encoded by the exons ATGAGAATATTAGTTTTGAAAGGGAAAAACTGCAGCATTTTTTTcctagaattttttatttatttattttattttttggtaagAATTAGCGATGTTGGGGGTGAAGAGGTGAAAACCGTGATGAACGTACCGGCCACAGAGCGTGGAGAGGCATGCGCGCCTATCCTCCAGGGGCTATGGGAGTATGTGAGAGCAGGCCAGGAGGAGATCCTGCTCTCCCCTTACCTGCCTGCGTCCTACGCCTTCTTGACGCACGTCCTGCTCTGCACACCTTTCCTCGCGCTGGACGCGCTGGGCAGCGTCAGTCAGCGGGTCAGGTCGTGGAGGATCGCTGCAGACTCGGGTCCGCCGCCGTCTCTCCTTCGATGGGTTGATTGTTTCTGGAGGGTACTGTACAGATACCTGTCTACCGTCCTCCCCGTCACCGCGCTGTTTCAGACGCTGAGGAGCCCCACGTTACCGGAGCTGGCTCCGTCCTGCTGGCAGCTCTTTGTGGAAGTCTTCgcatgttttcttctttttgacaTGCTCTTCTTTATATGGCACTTATCCATGCACAG AGTTCCCTGGCTCTACTTTAACATCCACCAGCTGCACCACCAGAACCGCATACCCTTTGCTCTGGCAGCTCAAGACGCCAGCTCAGCCgagctgctgtctctgctgctgctggctctgAGCAGCGCCTGGTTGGTGGGCTGCCACCCTCTGAGCGAAGCCTTCTTCCACCTCGTCAACAGCTGGCTGGCGGTGGAGGACCACTGTGGCTACGACCTGCCCTGGGCTCTGCACAGACTGCTGCCCTGTCTGGGAGGAGCCCCCTACCACCAAGCCCACCATAGTATCTACATCGGCAACTATGCCCCCTACTTCACCCACTGGGACCACCTCTTTGGCACATATCGTGCATCGGTGCTGCATTCACGTCCAGAGTGA